From a single Parambassis ranga chromosome 2, fParRan2.1, whole genome shotgun sequence genomic region:
- the LOC114426880 gene encoding rho GTPase-activating protein 8-like produces the protein MSRAADLEQLAEIELQREEEDEEQQSGTGAPSAPPSSSDSSHPYYDVARHGIIQVSGDDHYGRKQIVFSSCCLPPSHQLNHQRLLEYLKFTLDQYVEMDYILVYFHHGLRSSNKPSVKWLREAYSEFDRKYKKNLKALYVVHPTNFIKILWNIFKPLISHKFGKKVTYVNYLAELREHLNYEQLLIPTDVLRHDEKLRVAQTGGPPPSVKTPPPRPPLPTQQFGVSLQYIREKNRGAVIPPVMSQTITYLREQGLRTEGLFRRSARVQLIKDVQKLYNLGKSVNYEEFGDVHVAAVILKTFLRELPEPLLTFRVYSQVQELLSMESSLWVSRCKQIIESLPEHNLTVTTYLLSFLHTVSQQSLINKMSASNLACVFGVNLLWPRHGSVSLSALTPINILTEVLIEHFHTVFASCGLPPQETRSEEQCEVQSDRVPQ, from the exons ATGTCCCGCGCGGCAGACCTGGAGCAGCTGGCAGAGATCG agctgcagagggaggaggaggatgaagagcagcagagcgGCACAGGCGCTCCGTCAGCTCCGCccagcagctcagactcctCCCATCCGTATTACGACGTGGCTCGACACGGAATCATCCAGGTGTCAG GAGACGATCACTACGGCAGGAAGCAGATCGtcttcagcagctgctgcctgccGCCGTCACACCAGCTCAACCACCAACGCCTGCTTGA GTACCTGAAGTTCACCTTGGACCAGTACGTGGAGATGGACTACATCCTGGTCTACTTCCACCACGGCCTGCGCAGCAGCAACAAGCCGTCTGTGAAGTGGTTACGAGAGGCGTACAGCGAGTTCGACAGGAA gTACAAGAAGAACCTGAAGGCTCTGTACGTCGTCCACCCAACCAACTTCATCAAAATCCTCTGGAACATCTTCAAACCTCTgatcag CCACAAGTTCGGGAAGAAAGTGACGTATGTCAACTACCTGGCTGAGCTGAGAGAGCACCTGAACTACGAGCAGCTCCTCATCCCCACAGACGTCctcag ACATGATGAAAAGCTGCGGGTGGCTCAGACTGGTGGACCCCCTCCCTCTGTGAAGACCCCCCCACCCCGGCCCCCCCTGCCCACTCAGCAGTTTGGCGTCAGTCTGCAGTA CATCAGAGAGAAGAACAGAGGGGCCGTCATCcctcctgtgatgtcacagaccaTCACCTACCTGAGGGAGCAGG gtctgaGGACGGAGGGGCTGTTCAGGCGCTCGGCTCGGGTTCAGCTCATCAAAGACGTCCAGAAGCTCTATAACCTGG GTAAATCCGTGAACTACGAGGAGTTCGGAGACGTCCATGTCGCCGCGGTGATCCTGAAGACGTTCCTCAGGGAGCTGCCCGAGCCGCTGCTCACCTTCAGAGTCTACAGCCAGGTGCAGGAGCTCCTCA GTATGGAGAGCAGCCTGTGGGTCAGCAGGTGTAAACAGATCATCGAGAGTCTCCCTGAACACAACCTGACCGTCACAACGTACCTGCTGAGCTTCCTGCACAcg GTGTCCCAGCAGAGCCTGATCAATAAGATGAGTGCGTCTAACCTGGCCTGTGTGTTCGGGGTGAACCTGCTGTGGCCTCGTCACGGCTCCGTCTCTCTGAGCGCGCTCACGCCCATCAACATCCTCACGGAGGTCCTCATCGAGCACTTCCACACCGTCTTCGCCTCCTGCGGCCTGCCGCCTCAGGAGACACGCTCAGAGGAGCAGTGTGAGGTgcaaag CGACAGAGTGCCGCAGTAA
- the phf21b gene encoding PHD finger protein 21B isoform X2 yields MELQGLQEALKVEIQCHQNQTLCKGLNELQNGQKLAVRSCPVGTTKPLSLIKPPSQGIAISVVPAKAPVSMVTAHINGQKAASTEPLQTSPINLQTGGRAATAGVHPFSSRRAGELPPSQMLGTLTAVPIKVPQVSSLHRLAGQAATVLPQVRPKTQIPDSLPHSPCQELQPVSLQRATAVVSPKSQGPTLPTANSTFSLDRQPNQSDTSPSLAPSGSPDSGGPTQHASAGPGVAYAIIAASPATGNGVSAISEAVKVIIIQPQAPSSTEGSPGAQAELPSQEAPPAPKSPSHRKDEDPEKIAFMVALGLVTTERLEEIQMKRQERKRRSTANPAYSGLFEPERKRLASHYLNSSLFLSARDSEDFCWKEDLEHDDHCAICKEDGELQPCHNCPRAFHPDCLHPPLKTPPRGPWYCPKCQKKVLNKENMSWPQNFVQSYVTHKTVRQEEKRRLLRRNNELKKECALLEEQDKKLNKTLEQCIDLRERLLGQQKDTQASLERLKALIRLIQREQLIQVTVTTTATIAASLLSQSWIKTTSTTTAAPGPSATPLQTSHSQDDVNN; encoded by the exons AAGCTGGCAGTCAGAAGTTGTCCTGTAGGGACGACCAAGCCGCTGTCTCTCATCAAGCCACCCAGCCAGGGCATCGCCATCTCCGTGGTACCTGCAAAGGCTCCCGTCTCCATGGTGACCGCACACATCAACGGACAGAAGGCGGCCAGCACGGAGCCACTGCAGACATCCCCCATCAACCTTCAGACAGGTGGCAGAGCGGCCACCGCCGGAGTCCATCCATTCAGCAGCCGAAGAGCCGGAGAGCTGCCTCCCTCCCAG aTGTTGGGGACTCTCACTGCTGTTCCCATCAAGGTGCCTCAAGTCAGCTCCCTGCACCGGCTGGCAGGACAAGCAGCCACTGTGCTACCTCAG GTCAGGCCAAAGACCCAGATCCCCGACAGCCTTCCCCACAGTCCTTGccaggagctgcagcctgtcagcctgcagagggCCACCGCCGTTGTCAGTCCCAAGAGCCAGGGCCCCACGCTGCCCACCGCCAACAGCACCTTCAGCCTGGACCGCCAGCCCAACCAGAGCGACACCTCGCCGTCCCTAGCCCCATCGGGTAGCCCTGACTCTGGAGGCCCCACCCAGCACGCCTCCGCAGGTCCTGGTGTGGCTTATGCCATCATCGCCGCCTCCCCCGCCACCGGCAACGGGGTGTCCGCCATCAGCGAGGCTGTCAAG gtcatTATAATCCAGCCGCAGGCtcccagcagcactgagggCTCTCCGGGGGCCCAGGCTGAACTCCCATCACAGGAGGCCCCGCCTGCCCCAAAGTCCCCCTCCCACAGAAAGGACGAAGACCCCGAG AAAATCGCCTTCATGGTGGCCCTCGGCCTCGTCACCACAGAACGCCTGGAAG AGATCCAGATGAAGaggcaggagaggaagaggagaagcacAGCCAACCCTGCCTACAGTGGCCTGTTTGAACCAGAG cgcaAACGTCTGGCCTCACATTACCTGAACAGCTCGCTCTTCCTGTCAGCACGAG ACTCTGAGGATTTCTGCTGGAAG GAGGACTTGGAGCATGACGACCACTGTGCCATCTGTAAGGAGGACGGCGAGCTGCAGCCCTGCCACAACTGCCCGCGAGCCTTCCATCCCGACTGCCTCCACCCGCCGCTCAAAACCCCGCCCAGAGGGCCGTGGTACTGCCCCAAGTGTCAGAAGAAG GTTCTGAACAAGGAAAACATGTCATGGCCACAAAACTTTGTTCAGTCCTATGTCACACACAAGACAG tgaggcaggaggagaagcGACGGCTGCTCAGAAGAAACAACGAGCTGAAGAAAGAGTGCGCTCTCCTGGAGGAGCAGGACAAGAAGCTCAACAAGACACTCGAA CAATGCATAGACTTGAGGGAGCggctgctggggcagcagaagGACACGCAGGCGTCCCTCGAACGCCTCAAAGCTCTAATCAGGCTGATACAACGTGAGCAGCTCATCCAGGTCACCGTGACGACCACCGCCACCATCGCCGCCTCCCTGCTCTCCCAGTCCTGGATCAaaaccaccagcaccaccactgCCGCCCCGGGCCCTTCGGCTACGCCCCTGCAGACAAGCCACAGCCAGGACGACGTCAACAACTAG
- the phf21b gene encoding PHD finger protein 21B isoform X1, with the protein MELQGLQEALKVEIQCHQNQTLCKGLNELQNGQKLAVRSCPVGTTKPLSLIKPPSQGIAISVVPAKAPVSMVTAHINGQKAASTEPLQTSPINLQTGGRAATAGVHPFSSRRAGELPPSQMLGTLTAVPIKVPQVSSLHRLAGQAATVLPQVRPKTQIPDSLPHSPCQELQPVSLQRATAVVSPKSQGPTLPTANSTFSLDRQPNQSDTSPSLAPSGSPDSGGPTQHASAGPGVAYAIIAASPATGNGVSAISEAVKVIIIQPQAPSSTEGSPGAQAELPSQEAPPAPKSPSHRKDEDPEKIAFMVALGLVTTERLEEIQMKRQERKRRSTANPAYSGLFEPERKRLASHYLNSSLFLSARDSEDFCWKVGHMTHDIMPLWRVFNSFRVPPSEFWSFKDVCASWIISDESFMLQQEDLEHDDHCAICKEDGELQPCHNCPRAFHPDCLHPPLKTPPRGPWYCPKCQKKVLNKENMSWPQNFVQSYVTHKTVRQEEKRRLLRRNNELKKECALLEEQDKKLNKTLEQCIDLRERLLGQQKDTQASLERLKALIRLIQREQLIQVTVTTTATIAASLLSQSWIKTTSTTTAAPGPSATPLQTSHSQDDVNN; encoded by the exons AAGCTGGCAGTCAGAAGTTGTCCTGTAGGGACGACCAAGCCGCTGTCTCTCATCAAGCCACCCAGCCAGGGCATCGCCATCTCCGTGGTACCTGCAAAGGCTCCCGTCTCCATGGTGACCGCACACATCAACGGACAGAAGGCGGCCAGCACGGAGCCACTGCAGACATCCCCCATCAACCTTCAGACAGGTGGCAGAGCGGCCACCGCCGGAGTCCATCCATTCAGCAGCCGAAGAGCCGGAGAGCTGCCTCCCTCCCAG aTGTTGGGGACTCTCACTGCTGTTCCCATCAAGGTGCCTCAAGTCAGCTCCCTGCACCGGCTGGCAGGACAAGCAGCCACTGTGCTACCTCAG GTCAGGCCAAAGACCCAGATCCCCGACAGCCTTCCCCACAGTCCTTGccaggagctgcagcctgtcagcctgcagagggCCACCGCCGTTGTCAGTCCCAAGAGCCAGGGCCCCACGCTGCCCACCGCCAACAGCACCTTCAGCCTGGACCGCCAGCCCAACCAGAGCGACACCTCGCCGTCCCTAGCCCCATCGGGTAGCCCTGACTCTGGAGGCCCCACCCAGCACGCCTCCGCAGGTCCTGGTGTGGCTTATGCCATCATCGCCGCCTCCCCCGCCACCGGCAACGGGGTGTCCGCCATCAGCGAGGCTGTCAAG gtcatTATAATCCAGCCGCAGGCtcccagcagcactgagggCTCTCCGGGGGCCCAGGCTGAACTCCCATCACAGGAGGCCCCGCCTGCCCCAAAGTCCCCCTCCCACAGAAAGGACGAAGACCCCGAG AAAATCGCCTTCATGGTGGCCCTCGGCCTCGTCACCACAGAACGCCTGGAAG AGATCCAGATGAAGaggcaggagaggaagaggagaagcacAGCCAACCCTGCCTACAGTGGCCTGTTTGAACCAGAG cgcaAACGTCTGGCCTCACATTACCTGAACAGCTCGCTCTTCCTGTCAGCACGAG ACTCTGAGGATTTCTGCTGGAAGGTAGGTCACATGACTCATGACATCATGCCACTGTGGCGCGTCTTTAACAGCTTCAGAGTTCCTCCGTCTGAATTCTGGAGCTTTAAAGATGTTTGTGCTTCGTGGATCATCTCTGATGAGAGCTTCATGTTACAACAGGAGGACTTGGAGCATGACGACCACTGTGCCATCTGTAAGGAGGACGGCGAGCTGCAGCCCTGCCACAACTGCCCGCGAGCCTTCCATCCCGACTGCCTCCACCCGCCGCTCAAAACCCCGCCCAGAGGGCCGTGGTACTGCCCCAAGTGTCAGAAGAAG GTTCTGAACAAGGAAAACATGTCATGGCCACAAAACTTTGTTCAGTCCTATGTCACACACAAGACAG tgaggcaggaggagaagcGACGGCTGCTCAGAAGAAACAACGAGCTGAAGAAAGAGTGCGCTCTCCTGGAGGAGCAGGACAAGAAGCTCAACAAGACACTCGAA CAATGCATAGACTTGAGGGAGCggctgctggggcagcagaagGACACGCAGGCGTCCCTCGAACGCCTCAAAGCTCTAATCAGGCTGATACAACGTGAGCAGCTCATCCAGGTCACCGTGACGACCACCGCCACCATCGCCGCCTCCCTGCTCTCCCAGTCCTGGATCAaaaccaccagcaccaccactgCCGCCCCGGGCCCTTCGGCTACGCCCCTGCAGACAAGCCACAGCCAGGACGACGTCAACAACTAG